The following are encoded together in the Zingiber officinale cultivar Zhangliang chromosome 8A, Zo_v1.1, whole genome shotgun sequence genome:
- the LOC122009948 gene encoding splicing factor 3A subunit 2: protein MDREWGSKPGSGGAASAQNEAIDRRERLRRLALETIDLAKDPYFMRNHLGSYECKLCLTLHNNEGNYLAHTQGKRHQTNLAKRAAREAKEAPAQPQPHKRNVSLRKSVKIGRPGYRVTKQFDPETKQRSLLFQIEYPEIEDNCKPRHRFMSSFEQRIEVCDKRYQYLLFAADPYETISFKVPSTEIDKSTSKFFSHWDPDLKMFTLQLYFKIKPPETTKPQATPAPVANGMTAPGDPSRPLPPPPQVPPPPQAPPPAAPAPGANLPRVPPPPPPPMVGSQPPPPPPPVANGPPRSIPPPLGGSAMANFTLGVQPQPALQGFPGQQMQGQPPRPPPPPM, encoded by the exons ATGGATCGGGAATGGGGATCGAAGCCGGGCAGCGGGGGAGCCGCCTCCGCCCAGAATGAGGCGATTGACCGCCGGGAGCGGCTCCGGCGGCTCGCCCTCGAGACCATCGACCTCGCAAAAGACCCCTACTTTATGCGCAACCATCTCGGCAG CTATGAGTGCAAGCTCTGCTTGACGCTACATAACAACGAGGGAAATTATCTGGCTCACACCCAGGGAAAGCGCCACCAGACTAACCTCGCCAAACGAGCTGCCCGCGAGGCCAAGGAAGCACCGGCCCAGCCTCAGCCCCACAAGCGGAATGTCTCCCTTCGCAAGTCCG TTAAGATTGGGAGGCCAGGGTATAGGGTCACAAAGCAATTTGATCCAGAGACAAAACAACGGTCTCTTCTGTTTCAG ATAGAGTATCCTGAAATTGAAGACAACTGCAAGCCAAGGCACAGGTTTATGTCCTCCTTTGAGCAG AGAATTGAAGTATGTGATAAGCGATACCAGTATCTGCTATTTGCTGCTGATCCATATGAGACCATTTCCTTCAAG GTTCCTAGCACAGAAATTGATAAATCAACATCAAAGTTCTTTTCTCATTGGGATCCAGACCTAAAAATGTTCACG CTGCAACTATATTTCAAGATAAAACCTCCAGAAACTACAAAACCACAGGCTACTCCTGCCCCAGTTGCTAATGGCATGACAGCTCCTGGTGATCCTTCAAGGCCATTGCCGCCGCCACCTCAAGTGCCACCGCCACCTCAGGCACCACCTCCTGCTGCACCTGCTCCAGGTGCTAACCTGCCTAGGgtgccaccaccaccaccaccacctatGGTTGGATCACAACCTCCGCCTCCACCTCCACCAGTAGCAAATGGTCCGCCAAGATCAATACCACCTCCTTTGGGCGGTAGCGCAATGGCTAATTTCACACTAGGTGTTCAGCCTCAGCCTGCTTTGCAAGGCTTTCCTGGACAACAGATGCAAGGGCAACCTCCTCGTCCACCACCACCTCCTATGTAG